In Juglans regia cultivar Chandler chromosome 5, Walnut 2.0, whole genome shotgun sequence, the following are encoded in one genomic region:
- the LOC118343643 gene encoding uncharacterized protein LOC118343643, with translation MGSPAPAVNAFSKQEEVEYKELIIDFTPELEPPWPECCIYRVPKRLREVQPMAYTPRLVSIGPFHHRREELKDMERQKFIYLRDFCNRTGKSIEDLARIIRPLEMKIRCYYSETFLHMSSEGFANMIVLDAIFILELFWRKSQKSMAQKDYMLCRPCMERGIQHDLLLLENQIPFFVLEELCFNVELNVGHQNGEPNTKKPTLLELSCGFFGDLYYDFKPKSKKCFNDSVRYFRPPQNPSPNSSDPKNDKVNHIRDLVNRFSLDRSSPNFIEVKHFTDLVRYFFCPPTKEGQNSKKWGHVKQCFPDWVGCCCHPKPSSPEREPEPKHCTDLVKRTKSLYTATKLDEAGLKITRPDSERHLLQIQFREKNCECLIKRCPVLNLSWLLSCLPCLKRTCLVHMQRFLEVPPLRVDDKTEGLFRNLMALEQCHYPLKTYICDYIVLLDDLITTKADVRLLVEKKIIVNELGSSAAVTKLFNNLGLEIELETGKYYYEELCKELNDYSDSIWNRLVGTLTSVYFKNFFKGTATVLGIIVLGLTLWNFERLFSKV, from the coding sequence ATGGGCAGCCCTGCACCTGCAGTCAATGCTTTCAGTAAACAAGAAGAAGTTGAATATAAAGAGCTGATCATTGACTTTACACCGGAACTGGAGCCTCCTTGGCCTGAGTGCTGTATATACAGGGTTCCCAAGAGACTTCGCGAGGTCCAACCAATGGCCTACACCCCTCGGCTGGTTTCTATAGGTCCTTTTCATCACCGCAGGGAAGAGTTGAAGGATATGGAGAgacaaaaattcatatatttgagGGATTTCTGTAATCGTACTGGGAAGAGCATCGAGGATCTTGCACGCATCATCCGGCCCCTAGAAATGAAAATCCGCTGCTACTATTCAGAGACCTTTCTACACATGAGCAGTGAAGGGTTTGCAAACATGATTGTACTAGATGCTATCTTTATCCTTGAGCTCTTCTGGAggaaatctcaaaaatcaatGGCTCAAAAAGATTATATGTTATGTCGACCGTGCATGGAACGCGGCATACAACATGACCTGCTTCTACTTGAGAATCAGATTCCTTTCTTTGTTCTTGAGGAGTTATGCTTTAATGTTGAGCTGAATGTAGGCCACCAAAATGGGGAACCCAATACCAAAAAACCGACTCTTCTTGAGCTCTCTTGTGGGTTTTTTGGTGATCTCTATTATGATTTTAAACCAAAGtccaaaaaatgttttaatgatTCGGTGAGATATTTTCGCCCTCCACAAAACCCAAGCCCAAATTCATCAGATCCCAAGAACGATAAAGTAAATCATATCAGAGATTTGGTGAACCGTTTTTCACTGGACCGAAGCTCACCAAATTTCATTGAAGTAAAGCATTTCACAGATTTGGTGAGATATTTTTTCTGTCCACCAACAAAAGAGGGGCAAAATTCCAAGAAGTGGGGTCATGTAAAGCAGTGTTTCCCAGATTGGGTGGGATGTTGTTGCCATCCAAAACCAAGCTCACCAGAGCGCGAACCCGAACCCAAGCATTGCACAGATTTGGTGAAAAGAACTAAATCCCTATATACTGCAACAAAGCTTGACGAGGCAGGGTTGAAAATCACTAGGCCAGATTCAGAAAGACATTTACTTCAAATACAATTTCGGGAGAAGAATTGCGAATGCTTAATCAAACGCTGCCCGGTGCTCAATCTCTCATGGCTCTTGTCATGCTTACCATGCCTGAAACGCACTTGCTTGGTGCATATGCAACGTTTCTTGGAAGTCCCACCCCTTCGGGTAGACGACAAAACTGAAGGTCTTTTCCGAAACCTGATGGCCTTGGAGCAGTGCCATTATCCATTGAAAACTTACATTTGCGATTACATTGTGCTGTTGGATGATCTTATCACAACTAAAGCAGATGTAAGGTTGCTTGTTGAAAAGAAGATCATTGTTAACGAGTTAGGTTCCAGCGCTGCAGTGACGAAACTGTTTAACAACCTCGGCCTGGAGATTGAATTAGAAACTGGAAAGTACTATTACGAAGAGCTCTGTAAAGAGCTTAATGATTACTCCGATAGCATTTGGAATCGTCTGGTGGGAACCTTGACTAGTGTGtatttcaaaaacttttttaaagGCACTGCTACTGTTCTTGGAATTATTGTACTGGGTTTGACTTTGTGGAATTTCGAGAGGCTATTTAGTAAGGTCTAG